A single region of the Phycisphaerae bacterium RAS1 genome encodes:
- the gpmI_1 gene encoding 2,3-bisphosphoglycerate-independent phosphoglycerate mutase has product MADVTVKNRPCVVIIRDGWGENPHPEWDHANAVKVANPPVDAMLRANWPFTLIATSGLDVGLPEGTMGNSEVGHQNIGAGRIVDQESVRISRAIWDERFFANTELVAAVQHCLGRRSKLHIMGLASDEGVHSRLEHLFACVKLAAQRGLRQVFVHCFTDGRDSPPTSGAGFIKRIETELRQIGVGQIASVCGRYWAMDRDNRWPRTQRAYRMLTEGAGDAAPSALAALERYYARPTEPNMKGDEFVPPTVISEDGRTPLATIADGDAVIFYNFRGDRPRQLVTAFTRPEFPYQGKDKTGEIKPMGFERGRKLDVVFVTMTAYEAGLPVRVAFPKPPKMANISGAFLSELGLRQFRCAETEKYAHVTFFFNDYREEPFPGEERGLVHSPKVATYDLQPEMSAYEVTDVMLKRLATGVDDLLIVNFANPDMVGHTGSLEAAVKACKVVDECVGKLLDAVQKAGGCAIVTADHGNLEQMIDPATGGPHTSHTTYTVPLYVFGEAFRGKKLRSGGRLADVMPTALAMLDLPTPSEMTGKSLIE; this is encoded by the coding sequence CTGATGTGACCGTGAAGAACCGCCCCTGCGTCGTCATCATCCGCGACGGCTGGGGCGAAAATCCTCATCCGGAGTGGGACCACGCCAACGCGGTGAAGGTCGCCAACCCCCCCGTCGATGCGATGCTGCGGGCGAATTGGCCGTTCACGCTGATCGCCACCAGCGGCCTCGACGTCGGCCTGCCCGAGGGAACGATGGGCAACAGCGAAGTCGGGCATCAGAACATCGGCGCCGGGCGGATCGTCGATCAGGAATCGGTCCGCATCTCGCGCGCCATCTGGGACGAGCGCTTCTTCGCCAACACCGAGCTGGTCGCCGCCGTGCAGCACTGCCTCGGTCGCCGCAGCAAGCTGCACATCATGGGCCTCGCCAGCGACGAGGGGGTGCACTCGCGCCTGGAGCACCTGTTCGCGTGCGTGAAGCTCGCCGCGCAGCGCGGGCTCAGGCAGGTCTTCGTCCACTGCTTCACCGACGGCCGCGACTCGCCGCCCACGAGCGGCGCGGGGTTCATCAAGCGGATCGAGACGGAGCTGCGGCAGATCGGCGTCGGGCAGATCGCCAGCGTTTGCGGGCGCTACTGGGCGATGGACCGCGACAACCGCTGGCCGCGGACGCAGCGGGCCTATCGCATGCTCACCGAGGGCGCCGGCGACGCCGCCCCGAGCGCCCTTGCCGCGCTGGAGCGCTACTACGCCCGGCCGACCGAGCCGAACATGAAGGGCGACGAGTTCGTGCCGCCGACGGTCATCAGCGAGGACGGACGCACGCCGCTGGCCACGATCGCGGATGGCGACGCGGTAATTTTCTACAACTTCCGCGGCGACCGCCCGCGGCAGCTTGTGACGGCGTTCACGCGGCCGGAGTTTCCCTACCAAGGCAAGGACAAAACCGGCGAGATCAAGCCGATGGGCTTTGAGCGCGGACGAAAGCTCGACGTCGTGTTCGTCACGATGACCGCGTACGAAGCCGGGCTGCCGGTGCGGGTCGCGTTTCCCAAGCCGCCGAAGATGGCGAACATCTCCGGGGCGTTCCTCAGCGAGCTGGGGTTGCGGCAATTCCGCTGCGCCGAGACGGAGAAGTACGCCCACGTCACCTTCTTCTTCAACGACTATCGCGAGGAGCCGTTCCCCGGCGAGGAGCGCGGGCTGGTGCATTCGCCCAAGGTCGCGACCTACGATTTGCAGCCAGAGATGTCGGCCTATGAAGTGACGGACGTGATGCTCAAGCGGCTCGCGACGGGCGTCGACGACCTGCTGATCGTCAACTTCGCCAATCCCGACATGGTTGGCCACACCGGTTCGCTCGAGGCGGCGGTCAAAGCGTGCAAGGTCGTCGATGAGTGCGTCGGAAAGCTGCTTGACGCGGTGCAGAAAGCCGGCGGATGCGCGATCGTCACCGCCGACCACGGCAATCTCGAACAGATGATCGACCCGGCGACGGGCGGCCCGCACACGTCGCACACGACTTACACCGTGCCGCTGTACGTGTTTGGCGAGGCATTCCGCGGCAAGAAACTCCGCAGCGGCGGGCGGCTCGCGGACGTGATGCCGACGGCGCTGGCGATGCTCGACCTGCCGACCCCATCGGAAATGACCGGCAAGAGCCTGATCGAGTAG